The following proteins come from a genomic window of Gordonia westfalica:
- a CDS encoding flavin reductase family protein yields MTAVSDDRHSVGVSTQTFRTAMADLPAAVSIITTATPSGEPRGATVSAVTSLSKDPAMLLVCLDNASDTLAALEPDRDFLVHIVSDELQDTAMAFATKGSSKFDGVAWSSTSTRTPRIDGATTVFACTVHSLVPGGDHTIVVGDIHEIDHDATRPPVVYHRQKMHSTQH; encoded by the coding sequence ATGACCGCAGTTAGTGACGACCGCCACTCGGTCGGCGTCAGCACACAGACTTTCCGCACCGCGATGGCGGACCTTCCCGCCGCGGTGTCGATCATCACGACGGCCACACCGTCGGGGGAGCCACGAGGCGCAACCGTCTCGGCGGTGACGTCGTTGTCCAAGGACCCGGCGATGCTGCTCGTCTGCCTCGACAACGCCTCGGACACCCTCGCCGCGCTCGAGCCGGACCGCGACTTCCTCGTCCACATCGTCTCCGACGAGCTACAGGACACCGCGATGGCCTTCGCGACCAAGGGATCGTCGAAGTTCGACGGGGTGGCCTGGTCGTCGACCTCCACCCGCACACCACGGATCGACGGTGCCACCACCGTTTTCGCGTGCACCGTCCACTCGCTCGTACCCGGCGGCGACCACACGATCGTCGTCGGGGACATCCACGAGATCGACCACGACGCCACCCGTCCGCCGGTCGTCTACCACCGCCAGAAGATGCACTCCACACAGCACTGA
- a CDS encoding Lrp/AsnC family transcriptional regulator, whose translation MISDVGSGSGPSGTDADLDAVDHALIDVLQADGRARYSDLARLVDLTEKTVRKRVARLLAEGFITIGAVTDPARLGFGATALALLTVDGTRPPTIIAAELARLPQVDYVTVTTGPFVIQVELICVDGAELREVLTQDIRSLPGVGQVEVLPYLRIHYQEARFHRDDVENSGVRPRELDSLDQRIVARLAVDGRASFREVARELDVSEATIRQRHARLTESGAVHVMAIVNPLRMGYSHTCWVGIRLAPGARAQDVAEGLTKLSRTSYVALTVGRYDVLAELVTGSGDELLDALDDGVRLIPGVGTTEIMVYEELHYKALLPRRSDAAGGHESDIQTV comes from the coding sequence GTGATTTCGGACGTGGGCTCGGGCAGCGGACCGTCGGGGACGGATGCCGATCTCGACGCGGTCGACCACGCGCTGATCGATGTGCTGCAGGCCGATGGCCGGGCGCGCTACTCGGATCTCGCACGCCTCGTGGATCTCACCGAGAAGACGGTCCGCAAGCGCGTCGCGCGACTGCTGGCAGAGGGTTTCATCACCATCGGTGCGGTCACCGATCCGGCTCGTCTCGGTTTCGGGGCGACGGCCCTGGCCTTGCTGACGGTCGACGGGACTCGTCCGCCGACGATCATCGCCGCCGAACTCGCCCGACTTCCGCAAGTCGACTACGTGACTGTCACCACCGGGCCTTTCGTGATCCAGGTCGAACTGATCTGTGTCGACGGTGCTGAGTTGAGAGAGGTTCTGACGCAGGACATCCGGTCCCTGCCCGGCGTAGGCCAGGTGGAGGTCCTGCCGTATCTACGCATCCACTACCAGGAGGCGAGGTTCCATCGCGACGACGTCGAGAACTCGGGAGTCCGTCCGCGCGAGCTGGATTCGCTCGATCAGCGGATCGTCGCGCGTCTCGCGGTGGACGGCCGTGCCTCGTTCCGTGAGGTGGCGAGGGAGCTCGACGTCTCGGAGGCGACGATCCGCCAGCGCCACGCACGACTCACCGAATCCGGTGCGGTGCATGTGATGGCGATCGTCAATCCGCTGCGCATGGGGTACTCCCACACCTGCTGGGTCGGTATCCGCCTGGCCCCGGGTGCGCGGGCGCAGGATGTCGCCGAGGGATTGACGAAGCTGAGCCGGACGTCGTACGTGGCGCTGACCGTCGGCCGCTACGACGTCCTGGCCGAGCTGGTCACCGGTTCGGGCGATGAACTCCTCGACGCGCTCGACGACGGCGTCCGCCTGATCCCGGGCGTGGGCACGACCGAGATCATGGTCTACGAGGAATTGCACTACAAAGCGCTTCTCCCTCGGAGGTCGGACGCCGCCGGCGGTCACGAGAGTGACATCCAGACGGTCTGA
- a CDS encoding glutamine synthetase family protein, protein MTAAKFVEKYDLYRPEDHRAAEHAIDTINREGIEVVRVVWPDQHGLLRGKALTVPAFLAAMKAGNEITMAPFFFDTANAIVFNPFSPDGGFDFDGLGGSPNVKMVPDPGTFTVLPWAEKTALVFCDLYMSDGKPFPLAPRTILKNTLAEMASNGYKMVAGIEMEWYLTKVVDNGLGTCSLGAPGSPADPPTVAPVARGYNYLLVDHLDEVDDILRPIRNALSDMGLPIRSFDDEWAPSQMETTFDILDGLAAADAAALFRTATKQIAKRNGHLASFMCTPAIAGFYANGWHLHTSVADKETGANLMVPTDDAPLSELGVHYVGGTLAHGAAASVFTTPTINGYRRRRPYSLAPDRLAWGHDNRAAMMRVISAPGDVASHVENRVGDSAANPYLYIAAQAAAGLDGILNRTDPGPVSDDPYSADVPQLPGSLAEAIDVLEQDAFYRKAFGDGFIDYLVTMKRSEVSRYDAWVTENPDDSTYVNGVTDWEHREYFELF, encoded by the coding sequence ATGACCGCAGCGAAGTTCGTCGAGAAGTACGACCTGTATCGACCCGAAGACCACCGTGCGGCGGAGCACGCCATCGACACCATCAACCGCGAGGGCATCGAAGTCGTCCGGGTGGTCTGGCCCGATCAGCACGGCCTGCTGCGCGGCAAGGCACTCACCGTCCCGGCTTTCCTGGCCGCGATGAAGGCCGGCAACGAGATCACCATGGCCCCCTTCTTCTTCGACACCGCCAACGCCATCGTGTTCAACCCGTTCAGCCCCGACGGCGGATTCGACTTCGACGGCCTCGGCGGCAGCCCCAACGTCAAGATGGTGCCCGATCCCGGGACCTTCACCGTGCTGCCGTGGGCGGAGAAGACCGCCCTGGTCTTCTGCGATCTCTACATGTCCGACGGCAAGCCGTTCCCGCTCGCCCCGCGCACCATCCTCAAGAACACACTGGCCGAGATGGCGTCGAACGGTTACAAGATGGTCGCCGGCATCGAGATGGAGTGGTACCTCACCAAGGTCGTGGACAACGGGCTCGGCACCTGCTCTCTCGGTGCACCCGGTTCGCCGGCCGACCCGCCGACGGTCGCCCCGGTCGCCCGCGGCTACAACTACCTGCTCGTCGATCACCTCGACGAGGTCGACGACATCCTGCGTCCGATCCGGAACGCTCTGTCGGACATGGGGTTGCCGATCCGTTCGTTCGACGACGAGTGGGCTCCCAGCCAGATGGAGACCACGTTCGACATCCTTGACGGCCTGGCGGCGGCCGACGCGGCAGCGTTGTTCCGCACCGCCACCAAACAGATCGCCAAGCGCAACGGTCATCTCGCATCGTTCATGTGCACTCCCGCGATCGCCGGCTTCTACGCCAACGGGTGGCACCTGCACACCTCGGTCGCGGACAAGGAGACCGGTGCGAACCTGATGGTCCCCACCGACGACGCGCCACTGTCCGAACTCGGGGTCCACTATGTCGGAGGCACCCTCGCCCACGGCGCAGCGGCCTCGGTGTTCACCACTCCGACGATCAACGGTTACCGGCGCCGGCGGCCGTATTCACTTGCACCCGACCGCCTCGCCTGGGGGCACGACAACCGGGCCGCGATGATGCGTGTCATCAGCGCCCCCGGAGACGTGGCGTCGCACGTGGAGAACCGCGTGGGCGACTCGGCGGCCAACCCGTACCTGTACATCGCAGCTCAGGCGGCCGCCGGTCTCGACGGCATCCTCAACCGCACCGATCCCGGCCCGGTCAGCGATGACCCCTACAGTGCCGATGTTCCGCAGCTCCCGGGTTCGCTGGCCGAGGCCATCGATGTGCTCGAGCAGGACGCGTTCTATCGCAAGGCCTTCGGGGACGGCTTCATCGACTACCTGGTCACGATGAAGCGCAGCGAGGTCAGCCGGTACGACGCCTGGGTCACCGAGAACCCCGACGACTCGACCTACGTCAACGGCGTGACCGACTGGGAACACCGCGAGTACTTCGAACTCTTCTGA
- a CDS encoding LLM class flavin-dependent oxidoreductase, producing MRIGLLQEGDLTGTTAAQRYHDLIDEVALADGLGFSTWGTSEQHFSPPSFSVAAPEVLYSAIAMRTERIKLRTMASVMLKWNHPILVAERLATLDIVSRGRAEVCTARSNNLTTLAAFGVDPKDTRDQWEDSMDVLMKAMVDEKLEHDGPVWKIPSVEIVPKPVTTPHPPVSVAASSVQSHENAGVRGIGVITFDNYFGFDYLQECTDGYTRAFAAADHSQVAAPNEYRGLYVATAYCAETREEARSVARRVTMDYFKFILDLYVPLSKQPGYTYLDTLEQLIEHQDDMDWLCDYSPSVMVGTPADFIERIERLESMGIDEVLLRLDGVGHEKIMKSLELIGHEVIPQVDREGTGR from the coding sequence ATGCGTATCGGTCTCTTGCAGGAAGGTGACCTCACCGGCACCACCGCGGCCCAGCGGTATCACGACCTCATCGACGAGGTCGCCCTGGCCGACGGCCTCGGCTTCTCCACCTGGGGCACCTCCGAACAGCACTTCAGCCCGCCGAGCTTCTCGGTCGCCGCGCCGGAGGTGCTCTACTCCGCCATCGCGATGCGCACCGAGCGGATCAAGCTGCGCACCATGGCCTCGGTGATGCTGAAGTGGAACCATCCCATCCTGGTGGCCGAGCGTCTCGCGACCCTCGACATCGTCTCGCGTGGTCGCGCCGAGGTCTGCACGGCCCGCTCCAACAACCTCACCACCCTGGCCGCGTTCGGCGTCGACCCCAAGGACACCCGCGATCAGTGGGAGGACTCGATGGACGTCCTCATGAAGGCGATGGTCGACGAGAAGCTCGAACACGACGGTCCCGTCTGGAAGATCCCGTCGGTCGAGATCGTGCCCAAGCCGGTGACCACGCCGCACCCGCCGGTGTCGGTCGCCGCGTCGAGTGTCCAGAGCCACGAGAACGCCGGCGTCCGCGGCATCGGCGTGATCACCTTCGACAACTACTTCGGGTTCGACTACCTGCAGGAATGCACCGACGGGTACACCCGCGCCTTCGCCGCGGCCGACCACTCTCAGGTCGCCGCGCCCAACGAGTACCGCGGTCTGTACGTCGCGACCGCCTACTGCGCCGAGACCCGTGAAGAGGCGCGCAGCGTTGCCCGACGCGTCACGATGGACTACTTCAAGTTCATCCTCGACCTCTACGTCCCGTTGTCGAAGCAGCCCGGCTACACCTACCTCGACACCCTCGAGCAGCTCATCGAGCACCAGGACGACATGGACTGGCTGTGCGACTACAGCCCGTCGGTGATGGTCGGAACCCCCGCCGACTTCATCGAGCGCATCGAGCGTCTCGAGTCGATGGGCATCGACGAGGTCCTGCTGCGCCTCGACGGCGTCGGACACGAGAAGATCATGAAGTCGCTGGAGCTCATCGGTCATGAGGTGATCCCCCAGGTCGACAGGGAAGGAACCGGCAGATGA
- a CDS encoding type 1 glutamine amidotransferase encodes MTDRTLTVITHVDDPSIGVLEAAAADNSWSMTMVAPFRGDPLPGVADLDALVVLGGPQSAYEVQDHPYLSDEIAYLREAHAHEVPVLALCLGSQLLADALGGRSRPGDNGLECGFIDVTATDPESLLNGTFFSFHSDSADPPPDAEVLARSDRYLQAWRTGRSTAVQFHPELDGPGIEALLALEGAKLRQFGVDVDAIRESIPTSGPQPGRRLLDTWLDDVPVRDPAHH; translated from the coding sequence ATGACCGACCGCACCCTGACGGTCATCACCCACGTCGACGATCCCTCGATCGGAGTACTGGAAGCGGCTGCCGCCGACAACAGTTGGTCGATGACAATGGTCGCGCCGTTCCGGGGTGACCCACTACCCGGCGTCGCGGATCTCGACGCGCTCGTCGTACTCGGAGGCCCCCAGAGTGCCTACGAGGTGCAGGACCACCCGTATCTGTCCGACGAGATCGCCTACCTGCGCGAAGCCCATGCCCACGAGGTACCGGTCCTCGCGCTCTGCCTCGGCTCACAGCTACTCGCCGACGCCCTCGGAGGCCGTTCCAGGCCGGGCGACAACGGCTTGGAATGCGGCTTCATCGACGTCACCGCGACCGACCCGGAGTCGTTGCTGAACGGCACGTTCTTCTCTTTTCACTCCGACTCGGCCGATCCGCCGCCCGACGCCGAGGTTCTGGCGCGTAGCGACCGGTATCTGCAGGCGTGGCGCACCGGTCGGTCCACTGCCGTCCAGTTCCATCCCGAACTCGACGGCCCTGGCATCGAGGCGCTGCTCGCCCTCGAGGGCGCCAAGCTCCGACAGTTCGGCGTCGACGTCGACGCCATCCGCGAATCCATCCCGACCAGCGGTCCCCAACCGGGGCGCCGCCTCCTCGACACCTGGCTCGACGACGTGCCGGTACGAGATCCCGCCCATCACTGA
- a CDS encoding NAD(P)/FAD-dependent oxidoreductase, protein MSGRILIVGGGEAGLSIAVTLRELGHGDEICLVGAEPFSPYQRPPLSKEFLADGGEPSVLRAPEFYAANDIRLLTGRSVVSVERRDDDDNVGGGVATLDDGTALEFTRLALATGSIPRRLPVPGADAEGVVALRTVDDAHVIRAGLDADRDVVIVGGGFVGLEVAAAARARGATVTVIEATDRVLGRVAAEPMSTFVRQYHESTGIRIATDRGVTSIGGTAGRADSVVLDDGESIPADLVVVGIGAVPATDLATLMGVRCGPGIVVDGDARTSDRYVVAAGDCTLQPHPHRPGELLAVESVNNAVEQGRIAAHTLLDREPPPRGVPWFWSNQGALKIQIAGVSDGHDRYVVRRHGADRLTVLYYRDGLLIAGDTVNDPREHMAVKRALAQRFTIDPKAAQDTSAPLRSLVGPLVTTS, encoded by the coding sequence ATGAGCGGACGTATTCTGATCGTCGGCGGCGGCGAGGCAGGTCTCAGCATCGCGGTGACCCTGCGCGAACTGGGACACGGCGACGAGATCTGCCTTGTCGGCGCGGAACCCTTCTCTCCCTACCAGCGACCTCCGCTGTCCAAGGAGTTTCTCGCCGACGGCGGTGAACCGTCAGTGCTACGTGCGCCGGAGTTCTACGCGGCCAACGACATCCGTCTGCTCACCGGCCGTTCGGTGGTGTCGGTCGAGCGTCGTGATGACGACGACAACGTCGGCGGCGGTGTCGCGACACTCGACGACGGCACTGCTCTCGAGTTCACCCGGCTCGCCCTGGCGACCGGCTCCATTCCCCGGCGGTTGCCGGTTCCCGGCGCCGACGCCGAGGGGGTGGTGGCGCTCCGCACCGTCGACGACGCACACGTCATCCGCGCGGGTCTCGACGCCGACCGTGACGTGGTCATCGTCGGCGGCGGCTTCGTGGGCCTCGAGGTCGCCGCGGCCGCGCGGGCTCGCGGCGCGACGGTGACTGTCATCGAGGCCACCGATCGTGTCCTGGGACGTGTTGCGGCCGAACCCATGTCGACGTTCGTTCGGCAGTATCACGAGTCCACCGGCATCCGGATCGCGACCGACCGTGGGGTGACCTCCATCGGCGGTACCGCGGGACGCGCCGACTCCGTCGTCCTCGACGACGGTGAATCGATACCTGCGGATCTGGTCGTCGTCGGCATCGGCGCTGTCCCGGCCACCGACCTCGCGACACTCATGGGCGTGCGGTGCGGCCCCGGCATCGTCGTCGACGGCGATGCCCGAACCAGCGATCGGTACGTGGTCGCGGCCGGAGACTGCACCCTGCAACCGCATCCGCATCGGCCGGGAGAACTGCTCGCCGTGGAGTCGGTCAACAACGCGGTCGAGCAGGGCAGGATCGCCGCGCACACCCTGTTGGATCGGGAGCCCCCGCCGCGGGGCGTGCCGTGGTTCTGGTCCAACCAGGGTGCGCTGAAGATCCAGATAGCCGGAGTCTCCGACGGTCACGACCGGTACGTCGTCCGCCGTCACGGCGCGGACCGTCTGACTGTGCTGTACTACCGCGACGGCCTGCTCATCGCAGGCGACACCGTCAATGACCCGCGTGAACACATGGCCGTCAAACGAGCTCTCGCACAACGGTTCACGATCGATCCAAAGGCGGCACAAGACACGTCGGCGCCGCTCAGATCGCTCGTCGGCCCCCTGGTCACGACCAGCTGA
- a CDS encoding aromatic ring-hydroxylating oxygenase subunit alpha, whose translation MTLQNSPAEAPATVRGAPSAAPAEDRWSRLIQHDRVHRTLYTEPSVFDEEMIKVFGGESWVYLAHESQLPEPNAFVSVRMGLRPVIVTRDRRGGLHAIFNRCAHRAATICREESGTAKSFQCPYHGWTFRNTGELVGAPWPQGYGELDKERFGLTVVPRVESYRGFVFGTMNSDAPPVDEWLGHARPWLDYWIDRSPTSEVSVRSAAYRMGFRGNWKLAFDNAGDGYHPAFSHRSLLEMASRMGDAKDMSYFGKTPDDGPMKVYALGNGHSVIDQRPVYEGTGSFWANQRPQPGRERFEEQIRAEHGDDADRLLDLAIGAQINLSIFPNLLVIGNQIQVVEPLAVDKTQLTWHATSIGGVPDVVNTMRMRTQEDFPAFGEPDDQANFEEAQRGLAAPEAEWIFMNRGLDATDWQTVEHDGVIRSAVTDEIHMRSYYEEWRRRMGGATR comes from the coding sequence ATGACCTTGCAGAACAGTCCGGCGGAAGCCCCCGCCACAGTAAGGGGCGCACCATCCGCGGCCCCCGCCGAGGATCGATGGTCCCGGCTCATCCAGCACGACCGCGTGCACCGCACTCTCTACACCGAGCCCTCGGTGTTCGACGAGGAGATGATCAAGGTGTTCGGCGGCGAGTCGTGGGTGTATCTCGCCCACGAGTCCCAACTACCCGAACCGAACGCGTTCGTGTCGGTACGCATGGGTCTGCGGCCGGTGATCGTCACCCGGGACCGGCGCGGCGGACTCCACGCGATCTTCAACCGCTGCGCCCACCGCGCGGCGACCATCTGCCGTGAAGAGTCCGGCACCGCGAAGAGTTTCCAATGTCCGTACCACGGATGGACCTTCCGGAACACGGGCGAGTTGGTCGGCGCACCGTGGCCGCAGGGGTACGGCGAGCTCGACAAGGAACGTTTCGGCCTCACCGTCGTCCCTCGCGTGGAGAGCTACCGCGGATTCGTCTTCGGCACGATGAACTCCGACGCACCACCCGTCGACGAATGGCTCGGACACGCCCGTCCGTGGCTCGACTACTGGATCGACCGGTCGCCGACCAGTGAGGTGTCGGTCCGTTCGGCGGCCTATCGAATGGGCTTCCGCGGCAACTGGAAGCTGGCCTTCGACAACGCCGGAGACGGCTATCATCCAGCCTTCTCCCATCGCTCCCTGCTCGAGATGGCCTCGCGCATGGGCGATGCCAAGGACATGTCCTACTTCGGCAAGACCCCCGACGACGGCCCCATGAAGGTCTACGCCCTGGGCAACGGACACAGCGTCATCGACCAGCGCCCCGTATACGAAGGGACGGGGAGCTTCTGGGCCAACCAGCGCCCACAGCCCGGCCGCGAACGGTTCGAGGAACAGATCCGCGCGGAGCACGGCGACGACGCGGACCGACTGCTCGACCTGGCGATCGGCGCACAGATCAACCTGAGCATCTTCCCGAACCTGCTGGTCATCGGCAACCAGATCCAGGTCGTCGAACCGCTGGCGGTCGACAAGACCCAACTCACCTGGCATGCCACCTCGATCGGAGGCGTCCCCGACGTCGTCAACACGATGCGGATGCGCACCCAGGAGGATTTCCCGGCCTTCGGTGAACCCGACGACCAGGCCAATTTCGAAGAGGCACAACGCGGTCTGGCGGCCCCGGAAGCCGAGTGGATCTTCATGAACCGTGGTCTCGACGCCACCGACTGGCAGACCGTCGAACACGACGGCGTGATCCGTTCCGCGGTCACCGACGAGATCCACATGCGCAGCTACTACGAGGAGTGGCGACGCCGCATGGGAGGAGCGACCCGATGA
- a CDS encoding aromatic-ring-hydroxylating dioxygenase subunit beta, with translation MNLDRLPDTYSDTSSFSYHVDDEWYDDLDRFRQVLTDDWPAAPITDWHEAQSFLTAEARLIDSGRFNDWLDLFTGDCLYWVPVTAGGGDPRREVSHAFDDHRRLTDRVYWLRTGLAYSQLPPSRTRRLVTNIECLDHPDGFRYVRSNFVIHEMRAGTAKTYTGWYGHVLRKTGDGWQVRLKSVNLIDSEQYHENLTLVF, from the coding sequence ATGAACCTCGACCGTCTACCCGACACCTACTCGGACACCTCGTCCTTCTCCTACCACGTCGACGACGAGTGGTACGACGACCTCGACCGGTTCCGTCAGGTCCTGACCGATGACTGGCCGGCCGCTCCCATCACCGATTGGCATGAGGCGCAGTCGTTTCTGACCGCCGAGGCCCGACTGATAGACAGCGGACGGTTCAACGACTGGCTGGATCTGTTCACCGGAGACTGCCTCTACTGGGTACCGGTGACCGCCGGTGGCGGGGACCCGCGCCGCGAGGTCAGCCACGCCTTCGACGACCACCGTCGCCTCACCGACCGGGTCTACTGGTTGCGGACCGGACTGGCGTACAGCCAACTGCCCCCGTCGAGAACCCGACGCCTCGTCACCAACATCGAGTGTCTGGACCATCCCGACGGGTTCCGATACGTCAGGTCCAACTTCGTCATCCACGAGATGCGCGCAGGCACCGCCAAGACCTACACCGGGTGGTACGGACACGTGCTGCGCAAGACCGGAGACGGCTGGCAGGTCCGGCTCAAATCGGTCAACCTGATCGACTCCGAGCAATATCACGAGAACCTGACGCTGGTGTTCTGA
- a CDS encoding 2Fe-2S iron-sulfur cluster-binding protein: MPTITFISPDGTKHQLEAKAGASAMETAVKFGVPGIVGECGGGLSCATCHVFVEPGDIDRTGRAEDFEEEMLEDALTPATECSRLSCQIRMTDELDGLVLTIAPEQ; the protein is encoded by the coding sequence TTGCCCACCATCACGTTCATCAGTCCCGACGGCACCAAGCACCAGCTGGAGGCGAAAGCCGGTGCGTCGGCGATGGAGACGGCTGTCAAGTTCGGTGTACCCGGCATCGTCGGCGAATGCGGAGGCGGGTTGTCCTGCGCGACGTGCCATGTGTTCGTCGAACCGGGCGACATCGACCGCACCGGCAGAGCCGAGGACTTCGAGGAGGAGATGCTCGAAGACGCACTCACCCCGGCGACCGAGTGCAGCCGGCTGTCATGCCAGATCCGGATGACCGATGAACTCGACGGACTGGTCCTGACGATCGCACCCGAGCAATGA
- a CDS encoding aldehyde dehydrogenase family protein, which produces MTTTTPSDLASETVTAFASRPHGPVIGGREIIDTSMSLATLDPSTGDALTSIAEADDATVDAAVRSSQEAFDSSWSTMLPGERERILHRFADLIEENAAELSAYDALEGGKPVSYVEAVDLPLAVEQFRYFAGWPTKLAGQTVPVSTPDAHVYTRKLPLGVVAAITPWNFPLCQAAIKIAPALAAGNTVVLKPSELTSFSTIRLAEIALEAGLPEGVVNVVTGRGETTGQSLISHPGVAKISFTGSERVGRHLGAEAGRMLKHASLELGGKNPHIIFADADIEKAASAAATTAFFYSGQVCFSGSRLMVERAALDQVLEIVASHAAALKLGAGLDRDTTMGPLISSAHREKVEGYLASVAQTDASIAFGGGRPADPGFFLEPTAILGPKDSDVVVADEIFGPVLVIQPFDSIDEVTTRANAGKYGLTAGVWTDDVRKAHTVAQSLRAGTVWVNTYADYNAAAPFGGFKGSGIGRDCGPEALDKYVDTQTVWMSLS; this is translated from the coding sequence ATGACAACCACCACACCGTCCGACCTCGCGTCGGAGACGGTGACCGCTTTCGCTTCCCGGCCGCACGGACCGGTCATCGGTGGTCGCGAGATCATCGACACCTCGATGTCGCTGGCGACGCTCGACCCGTCCACCGGTGACGCGCTGACCTCCATCGCCGAGGCCGACGACGCCACCGTCGACGCGGCCGTCCGCTCGTCGCAGGAGGCCTTCGACTCCTCGTGGTCGACGATGCTGCCCGGCGAACGCGAACGCATCCTGCATCGCTTCGCCGATCTGATCGAAGAGAACGCCGCCGAGCTCTCGGCCTATGACGCACTCGAGGGCGGCAAGCCGGTCAGCTACGTCGAAGCGGTCGACCTCCCGCTGGCGGTCGAGCAGTTCCGTTACTTCGCCGGATGGCCCACCAAACTCGCCGGCCAGACCGTCCCGGTGTCCACCCCGGACGCGCACGTCTACACCCGGAAGCTGCCGCTCGGCGTCGTCGCCGCCATCACGCCGTGGAACTTCCCGCTGTGCCAGGCTGCGATCAAGATCGCCCCGGCCCTTGCTGCCGGGAATACCGTCGTCCTCAAACCCTCTGAGCTGACGTCGTTCTCGACGATCCGACTCGCCGAGATCGCCCTCGAGGCAGGTCTGCCCGAAGGCGTGGTCAACGTGGTCACCGGCCGCGGCGAGACCACCGGCCAGTCCCTGATCTCGCATCCCGGCGTCGCCAAGATCTCGTTCACCGGTTCCGAGCGCGTCGGCCGCCACCTGGGCGCCGAGGCCGGCCGGATGCTCAAGCACGCGTCTCTCGAACTCGGCGGCAAGAACCCGCACATCATCTTCGCCGACGCCGACATCGAGAAGGCCGCATCGGCCGCCGCCACCACCGCCTTCTTCTACTCCGGACAGGTCTGCTTCAGCGGATCGCGGCTCATGGTGGAACGTGCTGCCCTGGACCAGGTTCTGGAGATCGTGGCATCCCACGCAGCAGCCCTGAAGCTCGGTGCCGGACTGGACCGCGACACCACGATGGGGCCGTTGATCTCCTCGGCGCACCGCGAGAAGGTCGAGGGGTACCTCGCCTCCGTCGCCCAGACCGACGCGTCGATCGCGTTCGGTGGCGGACGACCGGCGGACCCGGGGTTCTTCCTGGAGCCCACCGCGATCCTCGGGCCGAAGGACTCCGACGTCGTCGTCGCGGACGAGATCTTCGGTCCGGTACTGGTCATCCAGCCGTTCGACTCGATCGACGAGGTCACCACCCGCGCGAATGCCGGCAAGTACGGCCTGACCGCCGGCGTGTGGACCGACGACGTCCGCAAGGCGCACACCGTCGCCCAGAGCCTCCGTGCGGGAACCGTGTGGGTCAACACCTACGCCGACTACAACGCGGCCGCCCCGTTCGGCGGCTTCAAGGGGTCGGGCATCGGACGTGACTGCGGCCCTGAGGCTCTCGACAAGTACGTCGACACTCAGACCGTCTGGATGTCACTCTCGTGA